The following coding sequences lie in one Lolium perenne isolate Kyuss_39 chromosome 2, Kyuss_2.0, whole genome shotgun sequence genomic window:
- the LOC127321231 gene encoding uncharacterized protein: MATADGQPQPIATEPSPSPAKRKPETDSDLSPIDPAPKAARPDTDEEAAAAEAKSRSADKGKGKMVVEEEQEEEGDESSDDDEDVDGEDGDDSDGFCEDPLAEVDLDNILPSRTRRRAPPQPGAYLVPPEEAAEDDEDDEDADVDMAPGDESGDGEESD, translated from the coding sequence ATGGCGACCGCCGACGGCCAGCCCCAGCCCATCGCCACCGAGCCCTCCCCATCCCCGGCCAAGCGCAAGCCGGAAACCGACTCCGACCTCTCTCCCATCGACCCGGCCCCCAAGGCCGCCCGCCCCGACACCGAcgaggaggccgccgccgccgaggccAAATCTCGGTCCGCCGACAAGGGAAAGGGCAAGATGGTGgtcgaggaggagcaggaggaagaAGGCGACGAGTCaagcgacgacgacgaggacgtcGACGGGGAGGACGGCGACGACAGCGACGGCTTCTGCGAGGACCCCCTCGCCGAGGTCGACCTCGACAACATCCTGCCCTCGCGGacccgccgccgcgcgccgccgcagcCCGGGGCGTACCTGGTGccgccggaggaggcggcggaggacgacgaagacgacgaggaCGCCGACGTCGACATGGCTCCCGGGGACGAGAGCGGGGATGGGGAGGAGAGCGACTAG
- the LOC139835259 gene encoding uncharacterized protein, translating into MEGHAMLHNDYFADGATHADNFRRRYRMSKGLFMNILHGVREFDPYFKLKVDAVGVLGFSSIQKCTAAMRMLAYGAPADTQEDYLRMSESTAIECMYKFCRAVVGKFGKYYLRGPTEEETARIMAQNAARGFPGMLGSIDCMHWAWKNCPFAWQGIYKGRHGYCCVVLEAVADYDLWIWHSFFGMAGSHNDINVLQRSPVFSRLVEGHAPPCNYEINGHQYTKGYYLADGIYPKWATFVKTISNPSGLKNSHFATRQEACRKDVERAFGVLQAQFAIVRYPALSWSHDQMWKVMQACVIMHNMIIEDDRKNHVRSHVGPYECQGPLAEVDHELPADFANFLAMHAEIRDSNVHEQLQADLVEHLWRIKGNTVAP; encoded by the coding sequence atggaggggcatgccatgctgcacaacgactacttcgccgacggggcaacacatgccgacaattttcggcgccggtacaggatgagcaagggcctgttcatgaatatcctccacggcgttcgagagttcgacccctacttcaagctcaaggtcgacgctgtaggcgttctcgggttctcatccattcagaagtgcaccgccgccatgaggatgcttgcatacggagcacctgccgatacacaggaagactaccttcgcatgagtgagtctactgccattgagtgcatgtacaagttttgccgagctgtggtgggaaagtttggcaaatactacttgagagggccaactgaggaagagactgcaaggatcatggcacaaaatgctgccagaggatttcctggaatgcttggaagcatcgattgcatgcactgggcatggaagaactgcccgtttgcttggcaaggtatatacaaagggcgtcatggatattgctgtgtggtgcttgaagctgtggcagattatgacctgtggatttggcattctttctttggcatggcgggatcacacaatgacatcaacgtgttgcagcggtctccggtgttcagcagactagtggaagggcatgctccaccatgcaactatgagatcaatggccaccaatatactaaaggctattatctagccgatggtatatatccaaaatgggccacttttgtcaaaacaatctcgaatccatcaggtctgaagaattctcactttgctacacgacaggaggcttgcaggaaggatgtcgagcgggcatttggtgtgcttcaagcacaatttgccattgtccggtaccctgctctaagctggtctcacgaccaaatgtggaaggtgatgcaggcttgtgtgatcatgcacaacatgatcatcgaggatgaccgcaagaatcatgttaggtcacatgttggtccctatgagtgtcaaggccctctcgcggaggttgatcatgagttgcctgcagattttgctaattttctcgccatgcacgcagagatccgtgacagcaatgtgcatgagcaacttcaagctgatctcgttgagcatttgtggaggatcaaaggaaataccgtggcaccttga